One window of Bacteroidota bacterium genomic DNA carries:
- a CDS encoding tyrosine-type recombinase/integrase, with protein MSSALLRPAGQLPSGSGTDDLLQLYLLRFDRVQTRRAYRNDMVAFFGTETISLDLARAVSFVDVNEHLRRGELAGLRPATLRRRTATLRGFFAWLVALGALDRNPADRHLVRKVRGGHYSDNALTVLTREQATRLINCVDLSTATGRRDRTLMLTMLHCVLRRSEAAAMRIEHIRQVGPYWVLDLPQTKGGADQYVKVPDYVVEEITIHTEEYMIKSGPLWKSFSNNSYGRALSDRSIYSIVKKHAGRSGLAATVGTHTLRHTGCTLAIEQGASLQQVQAHARHKRIETTMVYIHQRDKLRDSAADHIRLDV; from the coding sequence ATGTCCAGCGCCTTGCTTCGACCTGCCGGTCAGTTGCCCTCTGGTAGCGGTACCGATGATTTGCTCCAGCTGTACCTGCTACGCTTTGATCGCGTGCAAACGAGGCGTGCCTATCGGAACGACATGGTCGCATTCTTCGGAACGGAGACGATCAGTCTTGACCTGGCACGAGCTGTTTCCTTCGTCGATGTGAACGAACACCTTCGACGCGGTGAACTGGCAGGGCTTAGACCCGCGACGCTGCGACGGCGGACCGCAACACTGCGTGGGTTCTTTGCCTGGCTTGTTGCACTCGGCGCACTCGATCGCAACCCCGCCGACCGTCACCTTGTGCGAAAGGTTCGCGGCGGGCACTACTCCGACAACGCACTTACCGTGTTGACCCGTGAACAAGCAACTAGACTGATTAACTGTGTTGATTTAAGCACGGCTACGGGTCGTCGCGACCGAACGCTCATGCTAACCATGTTGCACTGTGTTCTTCGTCGGTCCGAGGCGGCAGCCATGCGGATAGAGCATATTCGCCAAGTTGGACCATACTGGGTACTTGACCTACCACAGACGAAAGGCGGCGCCGATCAGTACGTCAAGGTTCCCGATTATGTAGTAGAAGAGATCACCATACATACTGAGGAATACATGATCAAGAGCGGCCCTCTTTGGAAATCATTTAGCAATAACAGCTACGGCAGAGCCCTATCTGATAGATCTATTTATTCCATAGTAAAAAAGCACGCAGGACGCTCTGGCCTAGCAGCCACCGTAGGGACTCACACGCTGCGGCATACCGGATGTACGCTCGCAATCGAACAAGGGGCCTCGCTTCAGCAGGTCCAGGCACACGCCCGGCACAAGCGAATCGAGACCACCATGGTGTACATCCACCAACGCGACAAGCTTCGCGATAGTGCTGCCGATCACATTCGTCTCGATGTCTAG
- the ugpC gene encoding sn-glycerol-3-phosphate ABC transporter ATP-binding protein UgpC has translation MASVTLESVRKVYDNGYVAVHDASFKINDGEFVVLVGPSGCGKSTTLRMVAGLEDISEGTLKIGDRVVNDVAPKDRDIAMVFQNYALYPHMSIYDNMAFGLKLRKFPKDEIDQRVRNAAKILGLEATLDRKPKALSGGQRQRVALGRAIVRKPQVFLFDEPLSNLDAKLRVQTRTEISKLHSQLKATMLYVTHDQVEAMTMGDRIVVLKDGYVQQIAAPLELYDRPANQFVAGFIGSPSMNFLNGRLSSKPSGVVFSSGSVSFTLADEHQNAARSLVGQDVTLGIRPEDIYLDGFVPEGRVTAPVKARLDVTEPMGNEIFTYATVDGSTVVGRVEPVPMPPRGDVLTYQFHLNKMHLFDAETGRAVSLA, from the coding sequence ATGGCCAGCGTAACCCTCGAATCCGTTCGCAAAGTTTATGACAACGGCTACGTTGCCGTGCATGACGCCTCGTTCAAGATCAATGACGGCGAGTTCGTCGTCTTGGTTGGCCCGTCTGGCTGTGGAAAGAGCACCACATTAAGAATGGTAGCCGGACTTGAGGACATCTCGGAGGGCACGCTCAAAATCGGAGATCGCGTAGTCAACGATGTCGCGCCAAAGGATCGTGATATCGCCATGGTCTTCCAGAACTACGCGCTCTACCCACACATGTCGATCTACGACAACATGGCCTTCGGCCTGAAGCTGCGGAAGTTTCCGAAAGACGAAATCGACCAGCGGGTTCGAAACGCTGCCAAGATCCTTGGTCTCGAAGCCACGCTCGACCGCAAACCCAAAGCACTCTCAGGTGGACAGCGTCAGCGCGTCGCGTTGGGTCGCGCCATCGTCCGCAAGCCGCAAGTGTTTCTCTTCGACGAGCCCCTCTCGAATCTAGACGCCAAACTCCGTGTGCAGACTCGCACGGAGATCTCGAAGCTACACAGCCAGCTCAAGGCAACGATGCTCTATGTGACGCATGACCAAGTTGAGGCGATGACAATGGGGGACCGCATCGTTGTCCTGAAAGATGGATACGTGCAACAGATCGCAGCCCCGCTAGAGTTGTATGATCGCCCAGCCAATCAATTCGTCGCGGGCTTTATCGGGTCTCCCTCGATGAACTTCCTGAATGGGCGACTCTCGAGCAAACCGTCAGGCGTAGTTTTTTCGAGTGGTTCAGTCTCATTCACGCTTGCTGATGAGCACCAGAACGCAGCTCGAAGCCTTGTGGGCCAAGATGTCACTCTTGGGATCCGACCTGAAGACATCTATCTCGACGGCTTCGTACCCGAAGGCCGTGTCACGGCACCAGTCAAGGCTCGCCTAGACGTTACCGAGCCGATGGGTAACGAGATATTTACGTACGCCACCGTCGACGGTAGTACCGTTGTAGGGAGGGTCGAGCCGGTACCCATGCCCCCACGGGGAGATGTTCTAACGTACCAGTTTCATTTGAACAAGATGCACCTCTTTGATGCGGAGACCGGGCGTGCAGTATCGCTGGCATAG